The Algoriphagus sanaruensis genome window below encodes:
- a CDS encoding nitroreductase family protein, translating to MQKPDFNTEEVTKIIRGRRSMFVAQFKENDPIEDSIIEEMLENANWAPTHKLTQPWRFIVYTGEGLKKFGDYQAEMYKMRAEKNGTPFIEATYQKFKENPTKASHVIAILMKRTEGSGIPVMEEIAATAMAVQNMYLTACAHGLACYWGTGGPTFWPEAREDFGLEGEDMLMGFFYVAKPATDNWPAGKREPIADKVGWVRE from the coding sequence ATGCAAAAACCCGATTTCAATACCGAAGAGGTTACCAAAATCATCCGTGGCCGTCGATCCATGTTTGTCGCTCAATTCAAAGAAAATGACCCAATTGAGGACTCCATTATTGAGGAAATGCTCGAAAACGCCAACTGGGCACCAACACATAAACTCACCCAACCTTGGAGATTTATTGTCTACACCGGTGAGGGCTTGAAGAAATTTGGTGACTATCAGGCCGAAATGTACAAGATGCGAGCGGAGAAAAACGGTACTCCATTTATCGAAGCCACCTACCAAAAATTCAAAGAAAACCCAACCAAAGCTTCTCATGTGATCGCCATCCTGATGAAGCGGACCGAAGGTTCTGGCATTCCTGTAATGGAGGAAATTGCCGCCACGGCTATGGCAGTACAAAATATGTATCTCACTGCCTGTGCCCATGGGTTGGCTTGCTACTGGGGAACTGGCGGACCCACTTTTTGGCCCGAAGCGAGAGAAGACTTTGGACTGGAAGGCGAAGATATGCTGATGGGCTTTTTCTATGTTGCCAAGCCCGCCACTGACAACTGGCCTGCTGGAAAGCGCGAGCCCATCGCGGATAAAGTGGGATGGGTAAGAGAATAA
- the secDF gene encoding protein translocase subunit SecDF: MQNKGVIVFLTVIITALCLYYLSFTLVSNGVQQKATDYATDASGNIDFGKKRAYLDSVWRQPVYNFLGADYTYQEVKETELGLGLDLQGGMHVTLEVSPVEIVKGIAGNPKDELFNKSVDDARQAAKTSDSKFVDLFYSAWQQNNAGKNLSSIFATAANRGRISLESSDSEILEIIDTEIENAIERSFNILRTRIDRFGTSQPNIQRIAGSGRIQIELPGVDNQERVRNLLQGVAKLQFWEVLELNEYGGSIEAINSAWVADQKANKMAPLDSASAEPLSSEDSLRNALEKQLEQIDPLNQTLDVSPLISLMKANYGLVYDVRDTILVNRIIKNERYESFLPRDLKLLWGVKPTQAEDGTEVLELYAIKTARGTNEAPLEGDVVTDARQTLDQTSRPAVSMQMNAEGARKWRKLTSENVGRRIAVVLDDYVYTAPVVNGEIPNGQSEISGNFTLLEAQDLANILKSGSLPAPTQIVEESIIGPTLGKEAQNQGIISMIAGLVLVVLFMIAYYSKGGFVAIAALVFNIFFILGILAQLGTALTLPGIAGIVLTIGMSIDANVLIFERIKEELRNGVGLLAAINTGYSKAFSAILDGNVTTFLTGAILYALGQGPVKGFAIVLMIGIACSFFSSVFITRVIISWMTKKGDKSKINFSAPFAKNSVTALNIDFLGKRKIAYLISSGIIVVGLALAAINGLKFGVDFTGGRSYIVAFNEAVVPSDLKVGLDGEFDGSVEVKTYGANNVLKVTTSYLINEDDDASNLEVENKVKEGIANVTGFSYVDNAEQIADKQFSITGSSKVGATVADDIKASSAEAMIAALIAIFLYILIRFRKWQFSLASIVALVHDTLFVIAAFAIASTFGATFEIDQVFIAAVLTVIGYSINDTVIVFDRIRENIENRGTHKLVKVFNDAINQTLGRTLITSFTTLIVVIVLLIFGGEVLRGFSFALFIGITVGTYSSIYIATPIVVDLMKKELDNENAAKEAKKTA, from the coding sequence ATGCAAAACAAAGGTGTCATTGTGTTCTTGACAGTGATTATTACGGCCCTGTGCTTGTACTACCTGTCGTTCACACTTGTATCAAATGGCGTCCAGCAAAAAGCAACTGACTATGCTACTGACGCTTCAGGAAATATCGATTTTGGCAAAAAAAGAGCCTACCTCGACTCCGTATGGAGACAGCCTGTTTACAATTTTCTAGGTGCTGACTACACCTATCAGGAAGTTAAAGAAACTGAGCTAGGACTCGGACTTGACCTTCAAGGTGGGATGCATGTTACCCTAGAGGTATCTCCTGTAGAAATCGTAAAAGGTATTGCTGGTAATCCAAAGGATGAATTGTTCAACAAATCCGTGGATGATGCTCGTCAGGCAGCTAAAACTTCTGATTCCAAATTTGTTGACTTGTTCTACAGCGCTTGGCAACAAAATAATGCTGGAAAAAATCTAAGCAGCATTTTCGCTACCGCTGCAAACCGTGGCCGTATTTCTTTGGAATCAAGCGATTCTGAGATCTTGGAAATCATCGATACCGAAATCGAAAATGCGATCGAACGATCTTTCAACATCCTTAGAACTCGTATCGACCGATTCGGTACTTCTCAACCTAACATCCAACGAATCGCAGGTTCAGGTAGAATTCAAATCGAACTTCCAGGGGTAGATAACCAAGAGCGTGTAAGAAACTTGCTTCAAGGTGTAGCTAAGCTTCAGTTCTGGGAAGTATTGGAATTGAACGAATATGGCGGATCAATCGAAGCGATCAACTCTGCTTGGGTAGCTGACCAAAAAGCTAACAAAATGGCTCCCTTGGATTCTGCTTCAGCTGAGCCACTTTCTTCTGAAGACTCCTTGAGAAATGCTTTAGAGAAGCAATTGGAGCAAATCGACCCATTGAACCAAACTCTTGATGTATCACCTTTAATCAGTTTGATGAAGGCCAACTATGGCTTGGTGTACGATGTAAGAGATACTATTTTGGTAAACAGAATTATTAAGAATGAGCGTTACGAGTCATTCTTACCTAGAGATTTGAAATTGCTTTGGGGCGTAAAACCAACCCAAGCTGAAGATGGAACAGAGGTATTGGAACTTTATGCGATCAAAACTGCAAGAGGAACCAATGAAGCTCCATTGGAAGGAGATGTAGTCACAGATGCTCGTCAGACCTTGGATCAAACTTCACGTCCTGCCGTATCCATGCAAATGAATGCGGAAGGTGCACGTAAGTGGAGAAAACTTACTTCTGAAAATGTAGGAAGAAGAATCGCTGTAGTATTGGATGACTATGTGTACACTGCACCGGTTGTAAATGGTGAAATTCCAAACGGACAGTCTGAAATTTCAGGAAACTTCACCTTGCTTGAAGCACAAGACTTAGCAAACATCCTGAAGTCTGGCTCGCTACCTGCCCCTACTCAAATTGTAGAAGAAAGCATCATCGGTCCAACTTTGGGTAAAGAAGCTCAAAATCAAGGGATCATCTCTATGATTGCTGGGTTGGTGCTTGTGGTATTGTTTATGATCGCCTATTACTCAAAAGGTGGATTTGTTGCAATTGCTGCGCTAGTATTTAACATCTTCTTCATCCTTGGAATCTTGGCTCAGTTAGGTACAGCCTTGACCTTGCCAGGTATCGCAGGTATCGTGTTGACCATCGGTATGTCGATTGATGCCAACGTTTTGATCTTTGAGCGTATCAAAGAAGAGCTTCGAAATGGCGTGGGCCTTTTGGCTGCTATCAACACAGGTTATAGCAAAGCATTCTCTGCGATTTTGGATGGAAACGTAACTACATTCTTGACGGGCGCAATCCTTTATGCATTGGGTCAAGGTCCAGTAAAAGGATTTGCCATCGTATTGATGATCGGTATTGCTTGTTCATTCTTCTCATCAGTATTCATTACTCGAGTGATCATCTCTTGGATGACTAAAAAAGGTGACAAGAGCAAAATCAATTTCTCTGCTCCATTTGCCAAAAATTCAGTTACAGCACTCAATATCGATTTCCTTGGAAAGCGTAAGATTGCTTACTTGATTTCTTCTGGCATTATCGTGGTAGGTCTTGCACTTGCAGCCATCAATGGATTGAAATTCGGGGTAGATTTTACAGGAGGTAGATCTTATATCGTCGCATTCAATGAAGCTGTAGTTCCTTCTGACCTAAAAGTAGGATTGGATGGGGAGTTTGATGGCTCAGTAGAAGTGAAAACATATGGGGCTAACAACGTTCTCAAAGTGACTACTTCTTACTTGATCAATGAAGACGACGACGCTTCAAACTTAGAAGTTGAAAACAAAGTAAAAGAAGGTATCGCCAATGTAACCGGATTCTCTTACGTGGATAATGCGGAGCAAATCGCAGACAAACAATTCTCAATCACTGGTTCTTCTAAAGTAGGCGCAACAGTGGCAGATGACATTAAAGCATCTTCTGCAGAAGCGATGATTGCAGCTCTAATCGCGATCTTCCTTTACATCTTGATTCGATTCAGAAAGTGGCAATTCTCCTTGGCTTCTATTGTGGCCTTGGTACATGATACTTTGTTTGTGATCGCTGCTTTTGCCATTGCAAGTACGTTTGGAGCAACTTTCGAAATTGATCAGGTATTTATTGCTGCAGTGTTGACGGTAATTGGTTATTCGATCAACGATACCGTGATTGTATTTGACCGTATCCGAGAAAACATCGAAAACCGAGGAACACACAAGTTGGTCAAAGTATTCAATGATGCGATCAATCAAACCCTAGGAAGAACCTTGATTACTTCATTCACTACCCTTATCGTGGTGATCGTGTTGTTGATCTTCGGTGGTGAAGTATTGCGAGGATTTTCTTTCGCCTTGTTTATCGGTATTACCGTAGGTACCTATTCTTCCATCTACATCGCTACACCTATCGTAGTAGACTTGATGAAGAAGGAATTGGACAATGAAAATGCAGCTAAAGAAGCTAAGAAAACGGCCTAA
- a CDS encoding non-canonical purine NTP diphosphatase, which produces MKICFATNNKKKIEEVKAALGPGFQLVSLQEIGCDEELPETGDTLDHNAFQKARYVKDHFGVDCFADDTGLEVDALDGAPGVYSGRFAGEPRSDERNIDLLLEKMEGKINRNAQFRTIIALLLNGEEYTFEGVARGEIIHQRVGEKGFGYDPVFQPEGFDKTFAELSLEEKNEISHRGKAVKALIEFLNQRKF; this is translated from the coding sequence ATGAAAATCTGCTTTGCTACCAACAACAAAAAGAAAATCGAAGAAGTAAAAGCTGCCCTTGGCCCTGGATTTCAGCTCGTCTCTCTTCAAGAAATAGGTTGTGATGAGGAACTTCCCGAAACCGGCGATACGCTTGATCACAATGCTTTTCAAAAAGCTCGGTATGTTAAAGACCACTTTGGAGTGGATTGCTTTGCGGATGATACAGGCCTGGAAGTAGATGCTTTGGATGGAGCCCCAGGAGTGTATTCGGGTCGATTTGCCGGAGAGCCACGAAGCGATGAGCGAAATATCGACTTGCTTTTGGAGAAAATGGAGGGAAAGATCAATCGCAACGCCCAGTTTCGAACCATCATTGCCTTGCTTCTGAATGGAGAGGAATACACCTTCGAAGGGGTGGCGAGAGGTGAAATTATTCACCAACGTGTTGGAGAAAAGGGCTTTGGCTATGATCCGGTTTTCCAACCCGAGGGATTTGATAAAACTTTTGCTGAGCTTTCTTTGGAAGAAAAAAATGAAATCTCACATCGCGGAAAAGCTGTAAAAGCGCTGATTGAATTTTTGAACCAAAGAAAGTTCTGA
- a CDS encoding TIGR00730 family Rossman fold protein: protein MKKITVYCGSKSGNDKVYTEGAQALGRELARRDLSLVYGAGHVGLMGVIADEMLAAGKEVLGVIPQKLVDREVAHHGCTELIIVETMRDRKWLMAERGDGFIAMPGGIGTLEELFEIMTLNQLHYIQKPLALYNVNGYYDKLIDFLNHAMGEGFLYPEQEEMLIISDNPSDLLDQMAHYQSKVQGDW, encoded by the coding sequence ATGAAAAAAATTACAGTTTACTGCGGTTCCAAATCAGGCAATGACAAAGTTTACACCGAAGGGGCTCAGGCCTTGGGAAGAGAATTGGCCCGTCGGGACCTTTCGCTGGTGTATGGTGCAGGTCATGTAGGTTTAATGGGAGTGATTGCGGATGAAATGCTGGCCGCGGGAAAAGAGGTTTTGGGAGTTATTCCACAAAAGCTTGTAGATCGAGAGGTGGCGCATCATGGTTGTACCGAGTTGATTATTGTGGAAACGATGCGTGATCGCAAGTGGCTGATGGCAGAACGTGGCGATGGATTTATTGCCATGCCAGGAGGGATCGGGACCCTTGAGGAACTTTTTGAAATCATGACACTCAATCAGCTACACTATATCCAAAAACCTTTGGCACTTTACAATGTCAATGGGTATTACGACAAGCTGATCGACTTTCTCAATCATGCCATGGGCGAGGGATTTCTATACCCAGAGCAGGAGGAAATGTTGATTATCTCGGATAATCCTTCGGATTTGCTGGACCAAATGGCACATTATCAATCCAAAGTTCAAGGCGATTGGTAA
- a CDS encoding DUF433 domain-containing protein has product MNYLDYISIDPNIRFGRPCIKGTRISVSDVLGWMASGMSMDDIIADFPELTLDQLKGSLAFAADREQKLKYA; this is encoded by the coding sequence ATGAATTATTTGGATTACATAAGCATCGACCCCAATATCCGATTTGGAAGACCCTGTATTAAGGGGACTCGCATCAGTGTGTCTGATGTCCTAGGCTGGATGGCTTCTGGAATGAGTATGGATGATATAATTGCCGATTTTCCGGAGTTGACATTAGATCAGCTGAAAGGTAGCTTAGCATTTGCAGCAGATCGGGAGCAGAAGTTGAAATATGCCTAG
- a CDS encoding sensor histidine kinase, whose translation MSPENSQITFILFSGAFLAALMGTFIIAMVILHRQRQAENRRRLELIQAEYERTLLNIENEIQQETLSNVGRELHDNIGQLLSLAKLNLNSSRAEKNQEGKELINQIIQEVRGLSKSLNLDWLESLSLDDFIRQQLQRIQTTGFCQTSFESDQSLAILEKDQKLVLVRVIQECLNNAIKHASPSSIRVWVSNFSLHIEDDGAGFDTSLPSKGSGMTNLKKRMETIGGTFSLTSSPGNGTTIKLTLAN comes from the coding sequence ATGAGTCCTGAAAATAGTCAAATCACTTTCATTTTGTTTTCGGGCGCCTTTTTGGCTGCTTTAATGGGAACCTTTATCATCGCAATGGTTATCCTACATCGACAAAGGCAAGCTGAAAACCGCAGAAGGCTTGAACTCATCCAGGCGGAATACGAAAGAACTCTCCTCAATATCGAGAACGAAATCCAGCAGGAGACCCTTTCCAATGTAGGACGGGAGCTTCATGACAATATTGGTCAGCTGCTTTCTCTGGCCAAACTCAATTTGAATTCCTCTCGAGCAGAAAAAAACCAAGAAGGGAAAGAACTGATCAACCAAATCATCCAAGAAGTGCGAGGCCTATCCAAATCTCTGAATTTAGACTGGTTGGAATCCCTTTCTCTGGATGATTTTATCCGTCAACAGCTACAGCGAATCCAAACGACGGGATTTTGTCAAACCTCCTTTGAATCCGATCAATCCTTAGCCATTCTGGAAAAAGATCAAAAATTGGTCTTGGTTCGAGTGATTCAGGAATGCCTGAACAATGCGATCAAACACGCTTCTCCATCATCCATTCGCGTTTGGGTTTCCAATTTTTCCTTGCACATTGAAGATGATGGGGCCGGATTTGATACCAGTTTACCATCTAAAGGAAGTGGCATGACCAACTTAAAAAAACGAATGGAAACCATCGGAGGAACATTTTCTTTGACATCTAGCCCCGGAAATGGCACAACTATCAAATTAACCTTGGCAAATTAA
- the udk gene encoding uridine kinase: MKKPFIVGITGGSASGKTLFLERMLSIFEPGEVCLISQDNYYKPRHLQPIDAQGVHNFDTPHSIDFEQYAEDIRKIQNGETIYREEYTFNNSSKKPKMLTFESAPVVVVEGIFVLYYPELAELLDLKVFIDAKDHIKLKRRIIRDKVERGYDLDDVLYRYEMHVMPTYEKYIEPFKSEADLIVPNNSNFDRALDVIRTYLRAKSGQ; encoded by the coding sequence ATGAAAAAACCCTTCATCGTCGGGATTACTGGAGGTTCTGCCTCAGGAAAAACGTTATTTCTTGAGCGTATGCTCAGCATATTCGAACCCGGGGAGGTTTGTCTTATTTCTCAAGATAACTACTACAAGCCAAGACATCTTCAGCCCATCGATGCTCAAGGAGTTCACAATTTTGACACGCCGCACAGCATTGATTTTGAGCAATACGCTGAGGACATCCGTAAAATCCAAAACGGAGAAACCATTTATCGGGAGGAATATACGTTCAACAATTCCTCAAAAAAGCCAAAAATGTTGACCTTCGAATCGGCCCCGGTGGTCGTAGTAGAGGGTATTTTTGTATTGTATTATCCAGAATTGGCGGAGCTGCTTGATCTTAAGGTTTTTATTGATGCAAAAGATCACATCAAACTCAAGCGTCGAATCATTCGTGACAAAGTGGAACGTGGCTATGACTTGGATGATGTTCTTTATCGGTATGAAATGCACGTCATGCCTACTTATGAGAAATACATCGAGCCTTTTAAGAGTGAGGCAGATTTGATTGTTCCCAACAATTCCAATTTTGATCGAGCACTGGATGTCATCCGAACCTATTTGAGAGCCAAGTCGGGACAATAA
- a CDS encoding response regulator, translating to MIRIALADDHKLFAKGLEGLIEEHSGFLVQGVFPNGKELLEYLTEEEVDLVLTDLNMPIIDGFGVLKHCKKHFPAIKVIVLSMYDEEKIFKEVMQLGADAFILKDADPDELIFTITEVYEGRYVKNFQRVIQQANQGPFFDAFRDKYRLSRRETQILKMIADGMLNRDIADELNLSIQTVETHRKNINQKLQVNSLMDLINKVNEMNI from the coding sequence ATGATTCGAATTGCGCTTGCAGATGACCATAAACTATTTGCGAAAGGTCTAGAAGGCTTGATCGAAGAACATAGTGGCTTTTTGGTTCAGGGCGTTTTTCCTAACGGAAAAGAACTTTTGGAATACCTTACGGAAGAAGAAGTAGACCTGGTATTGACTGATCTAAATATGCCAATCATTGATGGATTCGGTGTATTAAAACATTGCAAAAAACATTTCCCTGCGATCAAAGTCATTGTACTTTCCATGTACGATGAGGAAAAAATCTTCAAAGAAGTGATGCAATTGGGAGCAGATGCATTTATTCTAAAAGATGCCGATCCGGACGAACTGATTTTTACCATCACGGAGGTGTATGAGGGACGATATGTGAAAAATTTTCAACGTGTCATCCAGCAAGCCAATCAAGGCCCTTTCTTCGATGCTTTTCGAGATAAATACCGACTTTCTCGTCGAGAAACTCAAATTCTGAAAATGATTGCCGATGGAATGCTCAATCGTGATATTGCAGATGAGCTTAACCTCAGCATCCAAACTGTGGAAACACACCGGAAAAATATCAATCAAAAACTTCAAGTCAACTCACTCATGGACCTGATCAACAAGGTCAATGAAATGAATATTTAA